Below is a genomic region from Streptomyces ferrugineus.
CGATGGAGGAGCTGTTCTGGGGTGACGCGGGCATCGCCCTGTCGATCGTCGGCACCGGTCTCGCCGCCGTCGGCGTCCTCGCCAACGGCACCGAGGAGCAGATCGGCACCTGGGTGCCCCAGATGTACGGCGACGCCAACGATGTCAAGCTCGCCGCGTTCTGCTCGTCCGAGCCCGACGCCGGCTCCGACGTCGCCTCGATGCGCACCCGTGCCGTGTACGACGAGGCCAAGGACGAGTGGGTGATCAACGGCACGAAGACCTGGGCGACCAACGGCGGCATCGCCAACGTCCACGTGGTCGTCGCGGTCGTCGACGCGGACCTCGGCTCCAAGGGCCACGCGTCCTTCATCATCCCGCCGAACACGCCGGGCCTGTCCCAGGGCCAGAAGTTCAAGAAGCACGGCATCCGTGCCTCGCACACCGCCGAGGTCATCCTCGACAACGTGCGCGTCCCGGGCTCCTGCCTGCTGGGCGGCAAGGCGAAGCTGGACGAGCGGCTGGCGCGGGCGCGCGAGCGGGCCAAGGCGGGCGGCGAGCGCGTGAAGAACGCGGCGATGGCCACGTTCGAGGCGAGCCGCCCCGCGGTCGGAGCCATGGCGGTGGGCACGGCTCGGGCGGCGTACGAGGTCGCCCTCGACTACGCGATGACGCGTGAGCAGTTCGGGCGCCCGATCATCGACAACCAGGGCGTGGCCTTCCAGCTCGCCGAGATGCGGACGCAGATCGACGCCGCGCGGCTTCTGGTGTGGCGTGCGTCCTGGATGGCGATCAACGGGAAGCCGTTCACCGCGGCCGAGGGGTCGATGTCGAAGCTGTTCGCGAGCGAGACGGCGAAGAAGGTCACGGCTCAGGCCATACAGATCCTGGGCGGCAACGGCTACACGCGCGAGTACCCCGTGGAGCGGATGCACCGCGACAGCGCGATCTACACGATCTTCGAGGGCACGAGCGAGATCCAGCGGCTGGTGATCGCCCGTACGTTGTCGGGTATGCCGATTCGGTAAGCGCCGTGGAGGTGCTGCGCGATGCGGTCCGCGGCTTCGGCGTGGCTGGTCGCGCAGTTCCCCGCGCCTCACCCCTACGGAGCAGTCCCGCTGCTGTGCGCGATGCACGCCACGTCGATCCGGTCGGCGAGCTTCGCCAGCTCGATCGTCAGCGCGGCCACCGTGTCCTCGTCGAGCCCTTCCTCCCCGTTCTCGACAAGGTGCACCCACCGACCACCCACCGTACGCAGCAGCTTGCTCACATCGGCGGCAGCCACCTGCAAGGTCCCGCGGTCATCGACGATCAGCGGCAGAGTAACTTCGCGGTTCACACCCGGGATCGTAACCGCGCAGGGCTCACGCACCCTGCCAAACCGTAGTGATGTTGCAGAACTCGCGGATTCCGTGCCCCGACAGCTCACGCCCGAATCCGGACCGCTTCACTCCGCCGAACGGGAACGCCGGATGGGACGCGGTCATCCCGTTGACGTACACGCTTCCGGCCTCCAGATCCCGTACGAACCGGTCGACGTCGGCCTCGTCGCGGGTCCATACGTTCGAACTCAGTCCGAAGGGTGAGTCGTTGGCGATCAGCACCGCCTCGTCCAGATCGGCGGCCCGGTACAGCGTGGCGACCGGACCGAAGGCCTCCTCGCGGTGGATCCGCATCTCACGGGTGATGTCGGCGAGCACCGTGGGCGGGTAGTACCAGCCGGGCAGTTCGGGCCGGCGGATCCGGTGGCCGCCGCACAGCACGGTCGCGCCGCTGCGCTTGGCGTCGTCGACCAGCTCCTCCAGGTCGGTGCGGCCCTGCTCGCTCGACAGCGGGCCGACCTCCGTCTCCTCCCGCATCGGGTCGCCGACCACCAGCGCCTTCATGCCCTCGACGAACCGGTCGGCGAAGGCGTCGTAGACGTCCGTGTGCACGATGAACCGCTTGGCCGCGATGCAGGACTGCCCGGTGTTCTGCACCCGCGCGGTCACGGCGATCCGCGCCGCGCGATCGAGGTCGGCCGACGGCATGACGACGTAGGGATCGCTGCCGCCCAGCTCCAGCACCGTCTTCTTGACCATCTCCCCGGAGGTGGAGGCGACCGCTCGGCCCGCGGGCTCGCTGCCGGTCAGCGTCGCCGCCTTGACGCGGTCGTCGCGCAGGATGTCGTCCACCTGCCCGGCGCCGATCAGCAGGGTCTGGAAACAGCCCTCCGGATAGCCCGCGCGGTGGAACAGGTCCTCGATGTACAGGGCGGTCTGGGGGACGTTCGAGGCGTGCTTGAGCAGGCCGACGTTGCCCGCCATCAGCGCCGGGGCCGCGAAGCGGATCACCTGCCAGAGCGGGAAGTTCCACGGCATCACCGCGAGGATCGGCCCGAGCGGGCGGTAGCGCACCCGTACGCGCGAGGCGCCCGAGTCCTTCACGTCGGAGTCGGCCGGCTCCTCGTCGGCGAGCAGTTCCTCGGCGCGTTCGGCGTACCAGCGCATCGCCTTGGCGCACTTGGCGGTCTCCGCGCGGGCCTGGGTGATGGGCTTGCCCATCTCGGTGGTCATCACCCGGGCCACGTCCTCGGCATCCGCGTCCAGGTGGTTCGCGGCCTGGAGCAGGAGGCGTGAGCGGTCGACGAAGCTCGTCGTGCGGTAGGTGCGGAAGGTGGCCTCGGCGAGCTGGAGCCTGCGCTCGATCTCCTCCTCGCCCATGGCCTCGTACGTCTTGAGCGTCTCGCCGTTCGCCGGGTTCACCGTCGCGATGGGCATGACCGACCTCCTGGAAACGGACTGATGCTTCGACCTTCCCGCGCCGCGGTGGGGACCGCAACGCGTGTACGGCCGCTCAGGCCGAGTGCTCCGCCAGCCGGTCGAGAAACGCGGCCTGGGCCTTGACGACGACCTCGCGCGCCCGGTCCAGGCCGAGCCATTCGACCCGGTCCAGCTCCGGGAACCGCTGGGTCCGGCCGGAGCGGGGCGGCCACTCCATGGCGAACGTGCCGGGCACGACCGTCGCCGGGTCGAGATCGGCCTCGACCGCCCACACCGTGACGATCTTGCCGCCCGACTGCCTGACCTCGCCGAGCGGCACGACCTCCCCGTCGGGCGGCGCCAGCCCCAGCTCCTCCCGGAACTCGCGGCGGGCCGCGTCCCAGGCGGGCTCGTCGGGGTCGTACTCGCCCTTGGGGACCGTCCATGCCCCGACGTCCCGCTTGGCGAAGAACGGGCCGCCCATGTGCCCGAGCAGCACTTCCAGGCCGTCGGCGGTGCGGCGGAAGAGCAGCAGGCCCGCGCTGTGCCGCGCCCGGGACGCGGTCACGGCTTCACCTCCGGATGGGCCGCGAGCAGGGTCTCGACCGTGTCGGCCTCCTCCGGCCGCTTGTCCTCGCGATAGCGGACCACGCGGGCGAAGCGCAGGGTCACGCCGGCCGGGTAGCGGGTGGAGCGCTGCAGGCCGTCGTAGGCGATCTCGACGACCAGCTCGGGGCGTACGGTCACCACCCACCCGTCGCTGTCCACGGCGAGCTCCTGGAGCCGCTCGGTCTGCCAGGTCAGCAGCGCGTCGGTCATGCCCTTGAAGGTCTTGCCGAGCATGGCGAAACCGCCGTCCGCCGTGCGGGCGCCCAGGTGGAGGTTGGAGAGCTTGCCGGTCCTGCGGCCATGGCCCCACTCGGCGGCCAGCACCACCAGGTCGAGGGTGTGGACGGGCTTCACCTTCAGCCAGGAGGCGCCGCGCCGGCCCGCGCTGTAGGGGGCGTCGAGGGCCTTGACGACCACGCCCTCGTGGCCGCGCCCGAGCGTCTCGGCGAGGAAGTCCTCGGCCCGCGCGAGGTCGTCCGGGCCGGACACCAGCGTGCGGCGCACCCGCATCGGCTCGGGGACCAGCCGGGCCAGCTCCGCGTGCCGCTCGGTGAACGGCAGGTCGAGCAGGTCGTGGTCGTCGACGGACAGGGCGTCGAAGAACACGGGGGAGACGGGGACGTCCTCGGCCGCCGTCGCCACGTCCACGCGGGAGCCGACGCGGCCGGCGGTCTCCTGGAAGGAGCGGGGGCGGCCCGCGTCGTCGAAGGCGATCACCTCGCCGTCCAGGATGAAGCGCTCCCCTCTCAACTCCATGGCCGCCGCGGTCAGTTCGGGCAGTCGGTCGGTGATGTCGTCGAGAGTGCGGGTGTAGATCCGTACCGTGTCGCCCTCGCGGTGGAGCTGGACCCGGACGCCGTCCAGCTTCTCCTCGACCGCGCACGCGCCGAGCTTGCCGACCGCCTCGGGCACCGAGGGCGCGGTGTGGGCCAGCATCGGCAGGACCGGGCGGCCGACGGTGAGCCGGAAGCGGTCCAGGGCCTGCGGTCCGTCCGCGAGCAGCGTCCGGGCGACGTTCTGGAGGGAGCCGGCGAGCATCACCGCCCGCCGTACGTCCGCGGGCGGCGCCCCGGTCGCCACCGCCAGCCCCTCCACCGCCACCGCGTCCAGCGCGCCCTGCCGGACCTCGCCGGTGATCAGCCCGAACAGGAAGCGCTGCTCGTCCTCCGTGGCCGCGCCCATCAACTCGCCCACCAGACGTGCTCGTTCGGTCTGCGAGCCGGCCCCGGACACCTTGCCCAGCTCGGTGAGCCGGGCGTCCACCTCGCGCACGGTCAGGGCCGGCTCGGCGGCGGGCGGTACCGGGCGGCTCAGCACCTTCCAGCCGACGCCGAGCCGCCCCTGCGGCAGTCGGCCCGCGAGATACGGGATGACGATCGGCACGTCGTCCGCCTCGGCGTCCCGGAACAGCTCCGCCAGCAGAGCGATCTTCCGGGACCGCGCCGAGGTCGCGGCGACCTCTCGGGACACTTGGGCCAGCCGGGTCAGCAGCATGCAGCCCATGGTGCAACGGGCTCCGCCGGTATTCACCCGGACAAACGGGCCGTCGATCGTCTGAGGGTCCGTCGTGGCCGGTCGCGCAGTTCCCCGTGCCCCTCAGAGCGTTGCGTCAAGGTCGGCGAAGAGCAGCTCCCCGTTGATGAAGGCCCCTGCCCGGTAACCGCCGGCCGCCGCGTTCACGACCTGCTCCGAGAAGCCCATCACGTTGCCGACCGCCCAGACGCCCGGCACCGAGGTGAGCCCGGTCGGGTCGACCACCGGGTACGCGCCGAAGGGGGTCTCCTGGAACTCGGCGCCCAGCTTCTGCAGCAGCCCGTTCTGCGGCACCGCGCGGGGCGCGACGAACACCACCTCGCGCGCGTGCGCCGTGCCGTCGGCCAGGCGCACCGCGGTGAGCCGGTCGCCCTCGGTCACCAGCTCGGCCACCGGACCGGGCACCACCTTCACCCCGGCCGCCGCCAGCCTGCGCAGGTCGTCGTCCGAGAGATCCGCCTCGGCGACCTCGTGCAGGAAGAAGGTCACGTCCTTCGACCACTGCGACACCATCAGCGCCTGGTGCACGCTCATCGGGGTGGTCGCCAGCACGCCGAACGCCTGGTCACGGACCTCCCAGCCGTGGCAGTACGGGCAGTGCAGCACATCCTTGCCGAAGCGCTCGGCGACGCCGGGCACCTCCGGCAGCTCGTCCTTGAGACCGGTGGCGATGACCAGGCGCCGGGCGTGCACATGCCGGCCGCCGGCCAGCGCGACCGCGAAGTCCTCGCCGCGCTCGACGTCCACCACCCGGTCCCGGACCAGCTCGACGCCGTACCGCGCGATCTCCTCCCGCCCGACGGCCAGGAACCGCGCCGGCGGCATGCCGTCCCGGGACAGATAGCCCTGCATGTGCGCGGCGGGCGCGTTGCGCGGCTCGCCCGCGTCGACCACCAGGGTGCGGCGCCGGGCGCGGCCCAGGACGAGGGCGGCGGACAGGCCGGCCGCCCCTCCGCCGATGACGATCACTTCGTACGTTTCGGTCATGGTGACCACCTCCATGTAGACCGTCGCCCGAGCGGTGCGGCATTGACAAATGTGTTTGCCGAAACTGCAATGGCATCCATGAGTGACGACATGGACGACGTTCTGGCGGAGGTCGGCCCACGGCTGCGCCGCATCCGCAAGGAGCGGGGCGCCACGCTCGCCGGCCTCTCCGAGGCGACCGGCATCTCGGTGAGCACGCTCTCGCGGCTGGAGTCGGGGCTGCGCAGGCCCAGCCTCGAACTGCTGCTGCCGATCGCGCGGGCGCACGAGGTGGCGCTGGACGAACTGGTGGCCGCGCCCGCGGTGCGCGATCCCCGGGTGCGGTCCGAGCCGATCAGGCGGCATGGCCGCACGTACTGGCCGCTCACCCGGCAGCCCGGGGGGCTTCAGGCCTTCAAGGTGCTGGTGCCGCAGGAGACGGCCGAGCCGGAGCCGCGGACCCATGAGGGCTACGAGTGGCTGTATGTGATGTCGGGGCGGCTGCGGATGGTCCTGGGCGATCACGACATCGTGCTGGCCGCGGGGGAGGCCGCCGAGTTCGACACACGCGTGCCGCACTGGTTCGGGTCGACGGGGGAGGGGCCGGTGGAGTTCCTCAGTCTGTTCGGGCCGCAGGGGGAGCGGATGCATGTACGGGCGCGGCCGAAGCGGTCGTGACGCATCTGACTGTTCCCTGAATGGCAAGCGACCGCTTAGTATGCGAACCGACCCCGGTCAGACGAAGCAGTCCCCCGTGGAGGCACCGCATGCAGGCATGGCAAGTGCACGAGAACGGCGAGCCGAGCGAGGTGATGCGCCTCGAGGACGTCGGGACGCCCACGCCCGGTGACGGCCAGGTCCTGCTGAAGGTGCGCGCCGCGAACATCAACTTCCCGGACGCGCTGCTGTGCCGGGGCCAGTACCAGGTCCGGCCGCCGCTGCCGTTCACGCCGGGCGTGGAGATCTGCGGCGAGACCGAGGACGGGCGCCGCGTGATCGCCAACCCCGCCCTGCCGTACGGCGGCTTCGCCGAGTACGCCGTCGCGGACGCCGCCGCCGTCCTGCCCGCGCCCGAGGCGCTGGACGACGCCGAGGCCGCCGCCCTGCACATCGGCTACCAGACCGGCTGGTTCGGTCTGCACCGCCGGGCCGGCCTGGAAGCCGGCGAGACGCTGCTCGTCCACGCTGCCGCAGGAGGGGTCGGCAGCGCGGCCGTGCAGCTCGGGAAGGCCGCCGGCGCCACCGTCATCGGTGTCGTCGGCGGCACCGAGAAGGCGGCCGTCGCCCGCGAGCTGGGCTGCGACGTCGTCATCGACCGGCGCGCCGAGGACGTCATCGGTGCCGTCAAGGAAGCCACCGGCGGCCGCGGCGCCGACGTCGTCTACGACCCCGTAGGCGGCCAGGCCTACGCCCAGTCCACCAAGGTCGTCGCCTTCGAGGGGCGGATCGTGGTCGTCGGCTTCGCGAGCGGAGTGATCCCCAGCCCGGGGCTCAACCACGCCCTGGTGAAGAACTACTCGATCCTCGGCCTGCACTGGGGCCTGTACAACACCAAGAACCCGAAGCTGATCCAGCACTGCCACGAGCAGCTCACCGACCTGGCCGCCCGGGGCGCCATCAAGCCGCTGGTCAGCGAGCGCGTTCCACTGGGCGGGGCCGCGGCCGCCGTGCAGCGGGTCGCCGACGGCGTCACCACCGGGCGCGTCGCCGTGATCCCGGGACTCACCGAAGGAGGAGCGGCATGATCGACGCCGCCGAACTGCGCCGCCGTACGGCTCAGTTGCTGGCCGCCCATCCGTCGGCCACCACCGACCGCCTGGACTTCCTGCGCGCCCGCTTCGACGCCGGTCTGGCCTGGGTGCACTACCCCGAGGGCCTCGGCGGTCTCGGTGCGCCCCGCTCCCTCCAGGCCGTCGTGGACGCCGAACTGGAGGCCGCCGGCGCCCCCGACAACGAGCCGCGCCGCATCGGCATCGGCCTCGGCATGGCCGCGCCGACGATCCTCAAGTACGGCACCGAGGAGCAGAAGCGGCGCTATCTGCGCCCCCTGTGGACCGGCGAGGAGGTCTGGTGCCAGCTCTTCAGCGAGCCCGGCGCCGGATCCGACCTCGCGGCCCTCGGCACCCGGGCCGTCCGCGAGGGCGACGACTGGGTCGTCAACGGGCAGAAGGTGTGGACGTCCAGCGCCCACCTCGCCCGCTGGGCCATCCTCATCGCACGCACCGACCCGGACGTGCCCAAGCACGCGGGCATCACCTACTTCCTGTGCGACATGACCGACCCCGGTGTCGAGGTCCGGCCGCTGCGCCAGATCACCGGCGAGGCCGAGTTCAACGAGGTCTTCCTGACCGACGTGCGCATCCCGGACGCGCGGCGGCTCGGCGACATCGGCGCCGGCTGGAAGGTCGCGCAGACCACGCTGAACAACGAGCGCGTCGCCATCGGCGGCATGCGGCTGCCCCGCGAGGGCGGCATGATCGGCCCCGTCGCCAGGACCTGGCGCGAACGGCCCGAGCTGCGCACCCACGATCTGCACCAGCGGCTGCTGAAGCTGTGGGTCGACTCCGAGGTCTCCCGCCTCACCGCGGAACGGCTGCGCCAGCAGCTCGTCGCGGGCCAGCCCGGCCCCGAAGGTGCCGGCATGAAGCTCGCCTTCGCCCGCCTCAACCAGGAGATCAGCGGCCTTGAGGTGGAACTCCGCGGCGAGGAGGGCCTGTTGTACGACGACTGGACCATGCGCCGCCCCGAGCTGGTGGACTTCACCGGCCGCGACGCCGGCTACCGCTACCTGCGCTCCAAGGGCAACAGCATCGAGGGCGGGACCAGCGAGGTCCTGCTGAACATCGTCGCCGAGCGCGTCCTGGGACTGCCGTCCGAGCCGCGCACCGACAAGGACGTCGCCTGGAAGGACCTGGCCCGATGAGCACACAGCCCGACCTGCTGTACTCGGAGGAGGAAGAGGCGCTGCGGGCCGCCGTACGGGACCTGCTCACCGACCACTGCGACGCGCCCGGCGTCATCGCCCGCACCGAGTCGGACGCCCCGCACGACCTGGAGGCGTGGAAGGCGCTCGCCGACGGCATGGGCCTGGCCGGACTCCTGGTCCCGGAGGACAGGGGCGGCCAGGGCGCCACGCACCGCGAGGTCGCCGTAGTGCTGGAGGAGCTGGGGCGTGCGGTCGCCCCGGTGCCGTATCTGACGAGCGCCGTGGTCGCCACCGAGGCGCTGCTCGCCTGCGAGGCCGAAGATGGCCTGCTCGCCGAGCTGGCGTCCGGGCGGCGGATCGGCGCCCTCGCCGTCGCGCTGAACGTCGCTCCCGGCGCCGCCTACAAGGTCGTACGGCATGAGGACGGCGCCCTGAACGGGGAGCTGACCGCCATCGCGGACGCGTCCGCCGCCGATGTGCTGCTCGTGCCCGCGGACGACGGTGGGCTGTACGCGGTGGACGCCGACGCGGTGACCGTCACCCCGCAGGTGTCCCTGGACCTGACCCGGCCCGTCGCGACGGTCAGCCTGGACGGCGCGCCCGGCCGGCTGCTCGGGGACGCCGAGCCCGCCGTACGACGCGCCCTGAGCGCCGGAGCCGGGCTGCTCGCCTCCGAGCAACTCGGGCTCGCCGAATGGACGTTGACCGAGACAGTCCGCCACCTGAAGGACCGCAAGCAGTTCAACCGCCCCGTCGGCGGCTTCCAGGCCCTCAAGCACCGGCTCGCCCAGCTGTGGCTGGAGGTCGTCAACCTGCGCGCCGCCGCCCGCAACGCCGCCGACGCGCTGGCGACCGGCGAGGACGTCGAGGTGGCGGTCGCCGTCGCCCAGGCGTATGCGGCGCCCGTCGCCGTGCACGCCGCCGAGGAGGCGCTGCAACTGCACGGCGGAATCGGGATGACGTGGGAGCACCCGGTGCATCTGTATCTGAAGCGGGCCAAGGCCGACTCGATCGCCTACGGCACCGCGGGCGCCCACCGCGAGGCACTGGCCGGATTCATCGACCTGCAGGCTCCCTGACACACACCCGGGCGAAGCCCGCGAAAAGCCCGTCCCACCTGGGGCGGGCTTTTTCGTGTGCCCTGCGCGGAGGAAGTGAACGCGGGACGGCGGTCCGGCCAACTCCCCGCTCGGGCACTGCTGTTCGGGCCCTTCGGAATCGCATACTCGCAACGGTTCCATCCGGCCCTATCAGGGAGGCAGAGCATGGCCCTCACCACCCGTCGCAGAGCCCTCACCACCCTCGGCGCCGCCCTCGCGGGCACCGTCGCCCTGCCCGCCACCGGTGCGCTGGCGAGCGAACGCAAGCACGGCCCGCGCCCGTTGTGGCGGGCGCACGCACACAACGACTACGAGCACCCGCGCCCTCTCCTCGACGCCCTCGACCATCGCTTCGGCAGCGTCGAGGCCGACATCTACCTGGTCGGCGACCAGCTCCTGATCGGCCACGACCCCGAGGACCTCGACCCCGGCCGCACCCTGGAGTCCCTCTACCTCGACCCGCTGGCCGCCCGCGTCAAGGCCAACCGCGGCTCCGTGTACCGGGGTTACCGCCGACCGGTCCAGCTGCTGATCGACATCAAGACCGAGGGCGCCTCGACGTACCTCGAACTCGACCGGCACCTGGGGCGCTACAAGCACCTGTTCACGACGTACGCCCACGGCCGGGTGTTCCCGGGCCCGGTCACCGCCGTGATCTCCGGCGACCGCGCCGCCCGTGCGCCGATGGCGGCCCAGACCGTCCGCCGCGCCTTCTACGACGGCCGTCTGTCCGACCTCGGCACCTCCGCGCCCGCCTCCTTCGTCCCGCTGATCAGCGACAACTGGACGCTCAACTTCACCTGGCGCGGCGTCGGCGCCTTCCCGGACGCCGAGCGGCAGAAGCTGCACGGCATCGTCCGGGCCGCGCACTCCCGTGGTCAGCGGGTGCGGTTCTGGGCCACCCCCGACGTGGCCGGCCCCGCGCGGGAGGCCCTGTGGAGCGAGCTGCTCGCCGCCGACGTCGACCACCTCAACACCGACGACCTGGCCGGCCTGGAGGCCTTCCTCGACGCCCACCGGACGGCCTAGGCGACTCCGGGGAGTCGCCCGGCCGCACCGCGCCGGAACACCACACGTTCGGAGTACAGGTCAGCCGCCCGGACGAACCCTCCGCTACGCCACACTTACGGCCGAACGCCGTGAACCGGGCAAGGCGGCGTGGCGGAGGAGGTAGACGATGGCCATTTCCATCTCTGTGGTGCTGCTGCTGTTCATCCTTGCGGTGATCTTCGTGCGCAACGGCGGGCTGAAGATCACCCATGCGCTGGTGTGCCTGCTGCTCGGCTTCTATCTGGCCAGCACGAGCATGGCGCCCACCATCAACAGCGGTCTGACGGCCACGGCGGACATCGTCAGCAGCCTCAGACCGTGACCGCCGGCGGGCCGGTCAGGAAGTCGAGAACACTCCGATGCCGTTGGGGACGGGGCGCTCCCTGCCCCCGGACGGGTGGTTGCGCACCGACACCGTCCCGGCTCCCGGCTCGCGGGCGACCAGTGTGGACGAGCCGCCGCCGTCCAGGCTGAAGGCGTCGTCCGATCCCAGGTCCCGCATCACGGAGG
It encodes:
- a CDS encoding acyl-CoA dehydrogenase family protein — encoded protein: MAEFTMELNDEQKEVRDWLHGFAADVIRPAAAEWDEREETPWPVIQEAAKVGIYSLDFYAQQYFDPTGLGIPMAMEELFWGDAGIALSIVGTGLAAVGVLANGTEEQIGTWVPQMYGDANDVKLAAFCSSEPDAGSDVASMRTRAVYDEAKDEWVINGTKTWATNGGIANVHVVVAVVDADLGSKGHASFIIPPNTPGLSQGQKFKKHGIRASHTAEVILDNVRVPGSCLLGGKAKLDERLARARERAKAGGERVKNAAMATFEASRPAVGAMAVGTARAAYEVALDYAMTREQFGRPIIDNQGVAFQLAEMRTQIDAARLLVWRASWMAINGKPFTAAEGSMSKLFASETAKKVTAQAIQILGGNGYTREYPVERMHRDSAIYTIFEGTSEIQRLVIARTLSGMPIR
- a CDS encoding DUF6213 family protein, with the protein product MNREVTLPLIVDDRGTLQVAAADVSKLLRTVGGRWVHLVENGEEGLDEDTVAALTIELAKLADRIDVACIAHSSGTAP
- a CDS encoding NADP-dependent succinic semialdehyde dehydrogenase, producing the protein MPIATVNPANGETLKTYEAMGEEEIERRLQLAEATFRTYRTTSFVDRSRLLLQAANHLDADAEDVARVMTTEMGKPITQARAETAKCAKAMRWYAERAEELLADEEPADSDVKDSGASRVRVRYRPLGPILAVMPWNFPLWQVIRFAAPALMAGNVGLLKHASNVPQTALYIEDLFHRAGYPEGCFQTLLIGAGQVDDILRDDRVKAATLTGSEPAGRAVASTSGEMVKKTVLELGGSDPYVVMPSADLDRAARIAVTARVQNTGQSCIAAKRFIVHTDVYDAFADRFVEGMKALVVGDPMREETEVGPLSSEQGRTDLEELVDDAKRSGATVLCGGHRIRRPELPGWYYPPTVLADITREMRIHREEAFGPVATLYRAADLDEAVLIANDSPFGLSSNVWTRDEADVDRFVRDLEAGSVYVNGMTASHPAFPFGGVKRSGFGRELSGHGIREFCNITTVWQGA
- a CDS encoding NUDIX domain-containing protein, with the translated sequence MTASRARHSAGLLLFRRTADGLEVLLGHMGGPFFAKRDVGAWTVPKGEYDPDEPAWDAARREFREELGLAPPDGEVVPLGEVRQSGGKIVTVWAVEADLDPATVVPGTFAMEWPPRSGRTQRFPELDRVEWLGLDRAREVVVKAQAAFLDRLAEHSA
- a CDS encoding ATP-dependent DNA ligase; the protein is MLLTRLAQVSREVAATSARSRKIALLAELFRDAEADDVPIVIPYLAGRLPQGRLGVGWKVLSRPVPPAAEPALTVREVDARLTELGKVSGAGSQTERARLVGELMGAATEDEQRFLFGLITGEVRQGALDAVAVEGLAVATGAPPADVRRAVMLAGSLQNVARTLLADGPQALDRFRLTVGRPVLPMLAHTAPSVPEAVGKLGACAVEEKLDGVRVQLHREGDTVRIYTRTLDDITDRLPELTAAAMELRGERFILDGEVIAFDDAGRPRSFQETAGRVGSRVDVATAAEDVPVSPVFFDALSVDDHDLLDLPFTERHAELARLVPEPMRVRRTLVSGPDDLARAEDFLAETLGRGHEGVVVKALDAPYSAGRRGASWLKVKPVHTLDLVVLAAEWGHGRRTGKLSNLHLGARTADGGFAMLGKTFKGMTDALLTWQTERLQELAVDSDGWVVTVRPELVVEIAYDGLQRSTRYPAGVTLRFARVVRYREDKRPEEADTVETLLAAHPEVKP
- a CDS encoding NAD(P)/FAD-dependent oxidoreductase, which produces MTETYEVIVIGGGAAGLSAALVLGRARRRTLVVDAGEPRNAPAAHMQGYLSRDGMPPARFLAVGREEIARYGVELVRDRVVDVERGEDFAVALAGGRHVHARRLVIATGLKDELPEVPGVAERFGKDVLHCPYCHGWEVRDQAFGVLATTPMSVHQALMVSQWSKDVTFFLHEVAEADLSDDDLRRLAAAGVKVVPGPVAELVTEGDRLTAVRLADGTAHAREVVFVAPRAVPQNGLLQKLGAEFQETPFGAYPVVDPTGLTSVPGVWAVGNVMGFSEQVVNAAAGGYRAGAFINGELLFADLDATL
- a CDS encoding helix-turn-helix domain-containing protein; this translates as MSDDMDDVLAEVGPRLRRIRKERGATLAGLSEATGISVSTLSRLESGLRRPSLELLLPIARAHEVALDELVAAPAVRDPRVRSEPIRRHGRTYWPLTRQPGGLQAFKVLVPQETAEPEPRTHEGYEWLYVMSGRLRMVLGDHDIVLAAGEAAEFDTRVPHWFGSTGEGPVEFLSLFGPQGERMHVRARPKRS
- a CDS encoding NADPH:quinone oxidoreductase family protein; this translates as MQAWQVHENGEPSEVMRLEDVGTPTPGDGQVLLKVRAANINFPDALLCRGQYQVRPPLPFTPGVEICGETEDGRRVIANPALPYGGFAEYAVADAAAVLPAPEALDDAEAAALHIGYQTGWFGLHRRAGLEAGETLLVHAAAGGVGSAAVQLGKAAGATVIGVVGGTEKAAVARELGCDVVIDRRAEDVIGAVKEATGGRGADVVYDPVGGQAYAQSTKVVAFEGRIVVVGFASGVIPSPGLNHALVKNYSILGLHWGLYNTKNPKLIQHCHEQLTDLAARGAIKPLVSERVPLGGAAAAVQRVADGVTTGRVAVIPGLTEGGAA
- a CDS encoding acyl-CoA dehydrogenase family protein codes for the protein MIDAAELRRRTAQLLAAHPSATTDRLDFLRARFDAGLAWVHYPEGLGGLGAPRSLQAVVDAELEAAGAPDNEPRRIGIGLGMAAPTILKYGTEEQKRRYLRPLWTGEEVWCQLFSEPGAGSDLAALGTRAVREGDDWVVNGQKVWTSSAHLARWAILIARTDPDVPKHAGITYFLCDMTDPGVEVRPLRQITGEAEFNEVFLTDVRIPDARRLGDIGAGWKVAQTTLNNERVAIGGMRLPREGGMIGPVARTWRERPELRTHDLHQRLLKLWVDSEVSRLTAERLRQQLVAGQPGPEGAGMKLAFARLNQEISGLEVELRGEEGLLYDDWTMRRPELVDFTGRDAGYRYLRSKGNSIEGGTSEVLLNIVAERVLGLPSEPRTDKDVAWKDLAR
- a CDS encoding acyl-CoA dehydrogenase family protein — protein: MSTQPDLLYSEEEEALRAAVRDLLTDHCDAPGVIARTESDAPHDLEAWKALADGMGLAGLLVPEDRGGQGATHREVAVVLEELGRAVAPVPYLTSAVVATEALLACEAEDGLLAELASGRRIGALAVALNVAPGAAYKVVRHEDGALNGELTAIADASAADVLLVPADDGGLYAVDADAVTVTPQVSLDLTRPVATVSLDGAPGRLLGDAEPAVRRALSAGAGLLASEQLGLAEWTLTETVRHLKDRKQFNRPVGGFQALKHRLAQLWLEVVNLRAAARNAADALATGEDVEVAVAVAQAYAAPVAVHAAEEALQLHGGIGMTWEHPVHLYLKRAKADSIAYGTAGAHREALAGFIDLQAP
- a CDS encoding phosphatidylinositol-specific phospholipase C/glycerophosphodiester phosphodiesterase family protein, encoding MALTTRRRALTTLGAALAGTVALPATGALASERKHGPRPLWRAHAHNDYEHPRPLLDALDHRFGSVEADIYLVGDQLLIGHDPEDLDPGRTLESLYLDPLAARVKANRGSVYRGYRRPVQLLIDIKTEGASTYLELDRHLGRYKHLFTTYAHGRVFPGPVTAVISGDRAARAPMAAQTVRRAFYDGRLSDLGTSAPASFVPLISDNWTLNFTWRGVGAFPDAERQKLHGIVRAAHSRGQRVRFWATPDVAGPAREALWSELLAADVDHLNTDDLAGLEAFLDAHRTA